Proteins encoded within one genomic window of Platichthys flesus chromosome 13, fPlaFle2.1, whole genome shotgun sequence:
- the LOC133967337 gene encoding uncharacterized protein LOC133967337 isoform X4 — protein MNDVSTYWSINRTLFRICCIFWIVSPAEGHVITKVEGSHVTLACNTSNITVQQLTWKLNGVILISIKTEDPDLYTSKQAENLKINMSLSGTQLYALVIDSVHRAHAGNYSCDITALEGVWIHKLELIITEKKEDGKWKSATAVQKITVSRLQ, from the exons ATGAATGATGTTTCTACATATTGGAGCATCAACAGAACGTTGTTCCGGATATGTTGCATTTTCTGGATTGTCTCTCCTGCAG AGGGACACGTCATCACAAAAGTGGAGGGCAGCCATGTGACCCTAGCCTGCAACACGTCAAACATCACGGTCCAACAGCTCACGTGGAAATTAAACGGTGTAATCCTGATCAGCATCAAGACAGAGGACCCGGACCTGTACACCAGTAAACAAGCAGAGAACCTGAAGATAAACATGTCTCTTTCTGGGACACAACTGTACGCACTGGTGATAGACAGCGTCCACAGGGCTCATGCAGGGAACTACAGCTGTGACATCACCGCGCTCGAGGGAGTGTGGATACACAAATTGGAGCTGATAATTACAG agaaaaaagaagatggaAAGTGGA AGTCAGCCACTGCCGTGCAGA AGATAACAGTGAGCCGGCTCCAGTAA
- the LOC133967337 gene encoding uncharacterized protein LOC133967337 isoform X3 gives MNDVSTYWSINRTLFRICCIFWIVSPAEGHVITKVEGSHVTLACNTSNITVQQLTWKLNGVILISIKTEDPDLYTSKQAENLKINMSLSGTQLYALVIDSVHRAHAGNYSCDITALEGVWIHKLELIITEKKEDGKWKSATAVQKITVSRLQ, from the exons ATGAATGATGTTTCTACATATTGGAGCATCAACAGAACGTTGTTCCGGATATGTTGCATTTTCTGGATTGTCTCTCCTGCAG AGGGACACGTCATCACAAAAGTGGAGGGCAGCCATGTGACCCTAGCCTGCAACACGTCAAACATCACGGTCCAACAGCTCACGTGGAAATTAAACGGTGTAATCCTGATCAGCATCAAGACAGAGGACCCGGACCTGTACACCAGTAAACAAGCAGAGAACCTGAAGATAAACATGTCTCTTTCTGGGACACAACTGTACGCACTGGTGATAGACAGCGTCCACAGGGCTCATGCAGGGAACTACAGCTGTGACATCACCGCGCTCGAGGGAGTGTGGATACACAAATTGGAGCTGATAATTACAG agaaaaaagaagatggaAAGTGGA
- the LOC133967337 gene encoding uncharacterized protein LOC133967337 isoform X1, producing MNDVSTYWSINRTLFRICCIFWIVSPAEGHVITKVEGSHVTLACNTSNITVQQLTWKLNGVILISIKTEDPDLYTSKQAENLKINMSLSGTQLYALVIDSVHRAHAGNYSCDITALEGVWIHKLELIITEKKEDGKWSKHVDVIVVATTVLCVCCLTFIFTFIILRRVSHCRAEDNSEPAPVMQEQTGDVYENCLEINVGGHRSCQSAHFKPRAHQP from the exons ATGAATGATGTTTCTACATATTGGAGCATCAACAGAACGTTGTTCCGGATATGTTGCATTTTCTGGATTGTCTCTCCTGCAG AGGGACACGTCATCACAAAAGTGGAGGGCAGCCATGTGACCCTAGCCTGCAACACGTCAAACATCACGGTCCAACAGCTCACGTGGAAATTAAACGGTGTAATCCTGATCAGCATCAAGACAGAGGACCCGGACCTGTACACCAGTAAACAAGCAGAGAACCTGAAGATAAACATGTCTCTTTCTGGGACACAACTGTACGCACTGGTGATAGACAGCGTCCACAGGGCTCATGCAGGGAACTACAGCTGTGACATCACCGCGCTCGAGGGAGTGTGGATACACAAATTGGAGCTGATAATTACAG agaaaaaagaagatggaAAGTGGAGTAAGCATGTGGACGTAATTGTTGTGGCTACAACtgttctatgtgtgtgttgcctgaCCTTCATATTTACTTTTATCATCCTACGAAGAGTCAGCCACTGCCGTGCAGA AGATAACAGTGAGCCGGCTCCAGTAATG CAGGAACAAACAGGGGATGTTTACGAGAATTGCTTGGAAATTAACGTTGGTGGTCATCGCAGCTGTCAGTCTGCCCATTTCAAGCCCAGAGCTCACCAGCCATAA
- the LOC133967337 gene encoding uncharacterized protein LOC133967337 isoform X2, whose amino-acid sequence MNDVSTYWSINRTLFRICCIFWIVSPAEGHVITKVEGSHVTLACNTSNITVQQLTWKLNGVILISIKTEDPDLYTSKQAENLKINMSLSGTQLYALVIDSVHRAHAGNYSCDITALEGVWIHKLELIITEKKEDGKWSKHVDVIVVATTVLCVCCLTFIFTFIILRRVSHCRAEDNSEPAPVMEQTGDVYENCLEINVGGHRSCQSAHFKPRAHQP is encoded by the exons ATGAATGATGTTTCTACATATTGGAGCATCAACAGAACGTTGTTCCGGATATGTTGCATTTTCTGGATTGTCTCTCCTGCAG AGGGACACGTCATCACAAAAGTGGAGGGCAGCCATGTGACCCTAGCCTGCAACACGTCAAACATCACGGTCCAACAGCTCACGTGGAAATTAAACGGTGTAATCCTGATCAGCATCAAGACAGAGGACCCGGACCTGTACACCAGTAAACAAGCAGAGAACCTGAAGATAAACATGTCTCTTTCTGGGACACAACTGTACGCACTGGTGATAGACAGCGTCCACAGGGCTCATGCAGGGAACTACAGCTGTGACATCACCGCGCTCGAGGGAGTGTGGATACACAAATTGGAGCTGATAATTACAG agaaaaaagaagatggaAAGTGGAGTAAGCATGTGGACGTAATTGTTGTGGCTACAACtgttctatgtgtgtgttgcctgaCCTTCATATTTACTTTTATCATCCTACGAAGAGTCAGCCACTGCCGTGCAGA AGATAACAGTGAGCCGGCTCCAGTAATG GAACAAACAGGGGATGTTTACGAGAATTGCTTGGAAATTAACGTTGGTGGTCATCGCAGCTGTCAGTCTGCCCATTTCAAGCCCAGAGCTCACCAGCCATAA